The Corynebacterium poyangense genome includes a window with the following:
- a CDS encoding MarR family winged helix-turn-helix transcriptional regulator, translating to MPQPSHRSLTATNFDAIAEGQRQWAKRHSRAAAEGLATISSTVRAADILWGGAEEALKPFGITFNQFELLTVLMYAKSGALSMNKISTRLQLPPASLTHAVSRLEKLGLLQRIPNREDRRSVLVMVTDQGIALAGAATPQVNKYFENIGLDAQDQAQLRAIAAKLRRKVGDVVE from the coding sequence ATGCCCCAGCCCAGCCATCGTTCTCTGACCGCGACAAATTTCGATGCGATCGCGGAAGGCCAACGCCAGTGGGCCAAGCGTCATTCTCGTGCAGCAGCAGAAGGGCTGGCCACGATAAGTTCGACGGTGCGGGCTGCGGATATTTTATGGGGCGGGGCTGAGGAAGCCTTGAAGCCGTTTGGCATTACCTTTAATCAATTTGAGCTGCTTACGGTCCTGATGTATGCCAAGTCCGGGGCTTTATCTATGAACAAGATCAGTACCCGTCTGCAATTGCCCCCGGCCTCATTAACGCACGCAGTAAGCCGGCTGGAAAAACTAGGACTTTTGCAACGGATCCCTAATCGGGAAGACCGCCGTTCTGTCCTCGTGATGGTGACTGATCAAGGTATTGCCTTAGCTGGTGCGGCAACCCCGCAGGTCAATAAGTACTTTGAAAATATTGGACTCGATGCTCAAGATCAGGCACAGCTGCGTGCAATTGCCGCGAAGCTGCGTCGAAAAGTCGGTGACGTCGTGGAATAG
- a CDS encoding enoyl-CoA hydratase, producing MSNYDNILLETHDRVGLIRLNRPKALNALNKATMEEVVAAAQEFDQRSDIGAIVITGSDKAFAAGADIKEMVSKTATDMYLSDWFAGWEGLTRVRTPLIAAVNGYALGGGCELAMMCDFIIAGDGAKFGQPEVNLGVTPGMGGSQRLTRAIGKAKAMEMCLSGRMMDATEAECSGLVARVVPAAQLVDQALETATAIAAKSFVATSMIKEQINAAYETTLQQGLLFERRTFHSIFASEDQKEGMAAFAEKREAEFNHR from the coding sequence ATGAGCAACTATGACAATATTCTCCTCGAAACTCATGACCGGGTTGGCCTTATTCGTCTGAACCGGCCCAAAGCTCTCAATGCACTGAATAAAGCGACCATGGAAGAGGTGGTAGCTGCCGCACAAGAATTTGATCAGCGATCTGATATCGGGGCCATCGTGATTACCGGCTCGGATAAGGCCTTTGCTGCGGGGGCGGACATTAAGGAAATGGTGAGCAAAACTGCCACGGATATGTACCTGAGTGATTGGTTCGCCGGGTGGGAGGGGTTGACCCGAGTACGCACTCCGCTGATTGCCGCCGTTAATGGTTATGCCCTGGGCGGCGGTTGTGAGCTGGCCATGATGTGTGACTTCATTATCGCTGGTGATGGTGCGAAATTTGGGCAGCCTGAGGTGAATTTGGGAGTTACCCCTGGGATGGGTGGATCGCAGCGTCTCACCCGTGCTATTGGCAAAGCTAAAGCTATGGAGATGTGCCTGAGCGGCCGGATGATGGATGCCACGGAAGCTGAATGCAGTGGTCTCGTGGCACGCGTAGTTCCGGCTGCGCAACTTGTGGACCAGGCCCTAGAAACAGCAACCGCTATTGCGGCGAAATCATTCGTTGCTACAAGCATGATCAAAGAACAGATCAATGCAGCGTATGAGACAACCCTCCAGCAAGGGCTTCTCTTTGAACGGAGAACTTTCCATTCCATCTTTGCTTCTGAGGATCAGAAGGAAGGTATGGCTGCTTTCGCCGAAAAGCGTGAGGCGGAGTTTAATCACCGTTAG
- a CDS encoding enoyl-CoA hydratase/isomerase family protein, whose product MSEHVVITTEGKAGIITLNRPKALNALNLDMVKEMSVALKTWREDDDIALVIVRGAGERAFCAGGDIATLYQDVKDESVDAGLNSAEFFRNEYELNYLIATYPKPYVALMHGIVLGGGVGVSAHGSHRVVTDSTRLGMPEVGIGFAPDVGGTFLLARSADRLGRHLAYTSLHVAAAEAIDLGFADYYVPEDQLEALTEALIFSGNAAVIERFSREIGPGFGDDRAEMVQVYSAASPEETLLRLDSLARAHGPEHWAAKAAKKIRTHSPLGIKTTRYALDKAEHQDLAEALSTEFWTSMNLMLEGEFVEGVRAQIIDKDRQPRWAYQSLEAVPEELAVRMLCPRTGSTFTPPQFS is encoded by the coding sequence ATGTCTGAACACGTAGTGATTACTACTGAGGGAAAAGCAGGAATTATCACTCTCAACCGTCCCAAGGCGCTGAATGCTCTAAACCTAGACATGGTGAAAGAGATGAGCGTCGCCCTCAAAACCTGGCGAGAGGATGACGATATTGCCCTCGTCATCGTGCGCGGCGCCGGGGAACGTGCCTTCTGTGCAGGTGGTGATATTGCTACCCTATACCAGGACGTCAAGGATGAGTCCGTAGACGCCGGACTCAACAGCGCCGAGTTTTTCCGCAACGAATATGAATTGAACTATCTCATCGCCACCTACCCCAAACCCTACGTGGCACTGATGCATGGAATAGTGCTGGGAGGCGGAGTCGGGGTGTCCGCACATGGCTCCCACCGCGTTGTAACAGACTCCACCCGCCTTGGAATGCCTGAGGTCGGCATTGGTTTCGCCCCTGATGTGGGCGGTACTTTCTTGCTTGCACGCTCCGCGGATCGCCTAGGCCGCCATCTGGCATATACCTCTCTCCACGTCGCTGCCGCCGAAGCCATTGACCTGGGATTTGCCGACTACTATGTGCCAGAAGATCAACTTGAGGCCCTGACTGAAGCTCTCATCTTCTCTGGTAATGCTGCGGTCATTGAGCGATTCTCCCGCGAGATCGGCCCTGGTTTTGGTGACGACCGCGCCGAAATGGTGCAGGTGTATTCCGCAGCTAGCCCGGAAGAAACTCTTCTCCGACTAGATTCCCTCGCCCGAGCTCACGGCCCTGAGCATTGGGCGGCGAAAGCAGCTAAGAAGATTCGTACTCATTCTCCGCTAGGGATTAAAACCACACGCTACGCCCTGGATAAAGCAGAACACCAGGACTTAGCAGAAGCTTTAAGCACGGAGTTCTGGACGTCGATGAACCTGATGCTGGAGGGAGAGTTCGTAGAGGGGGTACGGGCTCAAATTATCGATAAGGACCGACAACCTCGGTGGGCTTATCAGAGCCTGGAAGCTGTACCAGAAGAACTTGCTGTACGAATGCTTTGCCCGAGAACAGGCTCGACGTTCACGCCGCCGCAGTTTAGCTAA
- a CDS encoding acetyl-CoA C-acetyltransferase has translation MSAEQDIVIVGAARTPFGKFLGALSTLPATELGAIAIRGALEKSQVSGDQVDAVIMGEVLQAGVGQNPAKQAALSAGISPRAHTTTVNKVCLSGLSAIIDAARLLRSREAEVVVAGGMESMSLSPHLLPRSRQGQKYGSWEAIDHLAHDGLRAADLDISMGKLSERHAERYPVTRAEQDHCAALSHQRAEAATQDGIFEDEIIPVSVKHRKNTVCVNQDEGIRSGVTEESLASLSPAFVKDGSITAGNASPISDGAAAVVLCRREYAETHNLDILATLRAVGQVAGPDSSLQAQPAHALQAALSRQQWEAKDLDLIEINEAFGAVVVHSAHELGVDPDLINACGGAIALGHPIGASGARLVVHAAHQIKANKARRAGVALCGGGGQGEALLLEN, from the coding sequence ATGAGTGCCGAACAAGACATCGTCATTGTGGGGGCCGCACGAACCCCATTCGGAAAATTTTTGGGAGCTTTATCCACTCTGCCAGCCACTGAGCTGGGGGCCATCGCTATCCGCGGGGCATTGGAAAAATCCCAGGTCAGCGGCGATCAAGTTGACGCGGTGATTATGGGCGAAGTGCTTCAGGCCGGTGTGGGTCAAAACCCCGCGAAACAAGCCGCACTCAGCGCGGGAATCTCGCCTCGAGCACATACCACCACGGTCAATAAGGTGTGCCTTTCTGGACTGAGCGCCATCATCGATGCTGCTCGGCTGCTACGATCCCGCGAAGCTGAAGTGGTGGTCGCCGGGGGAATGGAATCCATGAGCCTATCCCCGCACCTTCTTCCACGTTCTCGTCAGGGTCAGAAATATGGTTCCTGGGAAGCTATAGATCATCTTGCTCATGATGGTTTGCGGGCCGCTGACCTTGACATTTCGATGGGCAAGTTATCTGAGCGTCATGCTGAACGCTACCCTGTCACCCGCGCCGAGCAAGACCACTGCGCCGCTTTATCTCACCAACGAGCAGAAGCTGCTACCCAGGACGGAATATTTGAAGATGAAATCATCCCAGTATCGGTAAAGCATCGCAAGAATACGGTGTGCGTGAATCAAGATGAAGGTATTCGCAGCGGTGTGACCGAAGAGTCCTTAGCGTCATTGTCCCCTGCTTTTGTTAAGGACGGAAGTATTACTGCTGGTAATGCTTCACCGATCTCCGATGGAGCTGCAGCGGTGGTGCTATGTCGGCGAGAGTATGCCGAAACCCATAACCTGGATATTCTTGCCACTCTCCGGGCTGTGGGGCAGGTCGCCGGTCCGGATAGTTCACTGCAAGCTCAGCCAGCTCACGCTCTCCAGGCGGCACTGTCCAGGCAGCAATGGGAAGCTAAAGACCTCGACTTGATTGAGATCAATGAAGCCTTTGGCGCGGTGGTAGTTCACTCCGCTCATGAATTAGGGGTTGATCCGGACCTCATTAATGCGTGCGGCGGAGCAATTGCGCTGGGACACCCTATCGGAGCCTCTGGTGCCCGGCTCGTTGTCCACGCCGCCCACCAGATTAAGGCGAATAAGGCTCGACGCGCCGGAGTTGCCCTTTGCGGCGGAGGCGGGCAAGGTGAAGCCTTGCTGCTCGAGAACTAA
- a CDS encoding NAD(P)/FAD-dependent oxidoreductase: MSTQSLYPKLDVRASLAEASSIPLWFDDPRRPEPRPSLSGAHSADLVIVGGGFTGLWAALLAKEQQPDRRVILIEANTVGWAASGRNGGFCSASLTHGYDNGKKHLPNEVDVLEQLGMENLAEIEATIARYQMDCGFERSGEIMVALHPHQERELASAHDPDNGQYWLDQTALKEHIDSPLFLGGLWDTQRNALVNPAQLCWELARVITDLGVDIFENSLVTQVSSTPWGIKVETRTGEVRAAKVILGTNVFPSLIPALRFHTVPVYDYVLATEPLTQEQLEAIGWSRRQGISDVGNQFHYFRLTPNNRILWGGWDAVYHFGRRIKPAFDQRSATFTTLATHFHHTFPQLSGVKFSHAWGGAIDTCTRFFPFFHSSHGGAVVSALGFTGLGVGASRFAARVMLDLLSDNPSPLCELEMVRQKPLPFPPEPLAWLGIQLTTRALIRSDQQHGRRGPWLKMLDAFGVGFDS; the protein is encoded by the coding sequence ATGAGTACTCAATCCTTATACCCCAAGCTAGATGTCAGGGCTTCCTTGGCCGAAGCCAGTTCTATCCCCCTTTGGTTCGATGATCCTCGACGCCCCGAACCGCGTCCTAGTTTGTCTGGAGCCCATAGCGCCGACCTCGTTATCGTTGGTGGAGGATTCACCGGGCTATGGGCAGCTTTATTAGCGAAGGAGCAACAGCCTGATCGTCGAGTCATTCTCATCGAGGCAAATACCGTAGGCTGGGCAGCTTCGGGACGAAATGGCGGTTTTTGTTCCGCTAGTTTGACTCACGGATATGACAATGGCAAAAAGCATCTTCCTAATGAGGTGGATGTCCTTGAGCAGCTGGGAATGGAAAATCTCGCTGAGATCGAGGCCACTATTGCTCGTTACCAGATGGATTGCGGTTTTGAGCGCAGCGGAGAAATTATGGTGGCTTTGCATCCTCATCAAGAGCGTGAATTAGCGTCTGCTCATGATCCCGATAACGGCCAATACTGGTTGGATCAAACTGCCCTCAAAGAACATATTGATTCTCCTCTCTTCTTGGGTGGTCTGTGGGATACCCAGCGAAACGCTCTGGTTAACCCTGCCCAATTGTGTTGGGAATTAGCTCGGGTCATCACTGATCTGGGTGTTGACATCTTTGAAAATTCTTTGGTCACACAGGTCAGTTCCACCCCCTGGGGAATAAAAGTGGAGACTCGAACCGGGGAGGTCCGTGCCGCTAAGGTGATTCTGGGCACCAATGTATTCCCTTCGCTGATCCCTGCGCTTCGCTTTCATACCGTCCCGGTCTATGACTATGTTCTCGCCACTGAGCCACTCACCCAAGAGCAGCTTGAAGCTATCGGCTGGTCTCGGCGACAGGGTATTTCAGACGTCGGAAATCAATTCCATTATTTCCGTCTTACTCCAAATAACAGGATCCTTTGGGGCGGTTGGGATGCCGTCTATCATTTTGGTCGACGCATAAAACCGGCCTTTGATCAGCGCTCGGCCACTTTTACAACTCTGGCTACGCACTTCCACCACACCTTTCCTCAGCTATCCGGGGTGAAATTTAGTCATGCGTGGGGCGGCGCTATTGACACCTGCACTCGGTTTTTCCCCTTCTTCCATTCCTCTCACGGCGGCGCAGTTGTCTCTGCCCTCGGATTTACCGGTCTGGGAGTTGGCGCTTCTCGATTCGCGGCACGGGTAATGCTCGACCTCCTCAGCGACAACCCCAGCCCCCTCTGTGAACTGGAGATGGTACGGCAAAAGCCCCTACCGTTCCCACCGGAACCTCTTGCCTGGCTAGGAATCCAACTAACTACTCGCGCATTAATCCGCTCTGATCAGCAGCACGGCCGCCGTGGACCTTGGTTGAAAATGCTTGACGCTTTCGGTGTAGGCTTTGATTCTTAA
- a CDS encoding ABC transporter permease gives MKALLNIWGLLVFIFLFFPIAVIVVYSFNSGNILASWNGFGVGAYVRAINNDVIVSSVVTSLLVAVCSAALSALLGTIGGVALAHAPRGTWWALGLSAVLVLTLVTPEIVDGVAFLPWFVTLGVDAGLTPMNNGLVRLIIAHTMFSVAVVTFIVRARMTGIDRQVMEAAADLGAAPWHVFKDITLPIAAPGILAGGLMAFTLSLDNTILSSFVQQPGYTPWPVYIFSAVRVALRPEVAAMSTIMLGLTLLALACVGVVLRRSGASTESVISTMAGA, from the coding sequence ATGAAAGCACTATTAAATATCTGGGGGTTGCTGGTCTTCATTTTCCTCTTCTTCCCCATCGCCGTCATCGTCGTATACTCCTTTAACTCTGGCAATATCTTGGCTTCTTGGAATGGCTTCGGGGTGGGCGCCTATGTCCGAGCAATCAATAATGATGTGATTGTCAGTTCCGTGGTGACGTCTCTCCTTGTCGCGGTGTGTTCGGCTGCTTTATCAGCACTGCTAGGCACCATCGGCGGGGTGGCCTTAGCCCATGCTCCTCGAGGAACGTGGTGGGCACTAGGGCTTAGTGCAGTATTGGTGTTGACCTTGGTTACTCCGGAGATTGTTGACGGTGTTGCCTTTCTTCCCTGGTTCGTCACCTTGGGAGTTGATGCTGGGTTAACTCCTATGAATAACGGGCTCGTGAGATTGATCATTGCCCATACCATGTTTTCGGTAGCTGTGGTGACCTTCATTGTTCGAGCTCGGATGACGGGAATTGATCGGCAAGTCATGGAAGCCGCCGCAGATCTCGGCGCAGCTCCTTGGCATGTTTTCAAGGACATCACCTTACCTATCGCGGCTCCCGGAATCCTGGCCGGTGGTCTCATGGCTTTTACCTTGAGCCTGGATAACACCATTCTTTCTAGCTTTGTCCAGCAGCCTGGCTATACCCCATGGCCGGTATATATTTTCTCAGCTGTGCGAGTGGCCCTCAGACCTGAGGTAGCGGCCATGTCTACCATCATGCTGGGCTTAACTTTGTTGGCGTTGGCATGCGTGGGGGTGGTGCTGCGTCGAAGTGGCGCGTCAACTGAATCAGTGATTTCTACGATGGCGGGAGCCTAA